One Candidatus Ornithobacterium hominis genomic region harbors:
- a CDS encoding acyl carrier protein, whose product MSDIASRVKAIIVDKLGVEESEVTPEASFTNDLGADSLDTVELIMEFEKEFDIQIPDDQAEKISTVGQAVQYIEEVNK is encoded by the coding sequence ATGTCAGACATTGCATCAAGAGTAAAAGCTATTATCGTGGATAAGCTAGGCGTAGAAGAAAGTGAGGTAACTCCAGAAGCTAGTTTTACCAACGATTTAGGAGCTGATTCATTAGATACTGTTGAGCTTATCATGGAATTTGAAAAGGAATTTGACATTCAAATCCCAGACGATCAAGCAGAGAAAATATCTACAGTAGGTCAAGCTGTTCAGTACATTGAAGAAGTAAACAAATAA
- the pckA gene encoding phosphoenolpyruvate carboxykinase (ATP) has protein sequence MEKLKKALENYGIKNIQEIVHNPSYEALYQEETKDSLEGFERAQKTNLGALNVLTGEFTGRSPKDKYIVEDEVTKDTIWWTSEKAKNDNKPLSQAAWNHLKEISTQELSNKKLYVIDAFCGANEDSRLKVRIITEVAWQAHFVKNMFIRPTEEELANFGEPDFVVINASKISNDKYEEFGMNSPVFTVFNLTEKMQLIGGTWYGGEMKKGMFAMMNYYLPLSGKASMHCSANVGEAGDTAIFFGLSGTGKTTLSTDPKRKLIGDDEHGWDDNGVFNFEGGCYAKTINLSKEDEPDIYGAIKKDALLENVVVKDSGEVDFTDTVHTQNTRVSYPIYHIDNIVEPVSKAGPAKKVIFLTADAFGVMPPVSKLTPEQTKYHFLSGFTAKLAGTERGVTQPVPTFSACFGEAFLSLHPTKYAQELVKKMEANGAIAYLVNTGWNGTGKRISLKETRAIIDAILDGSIEKAETKVIPIFDLEIPTELPNVNSNILDPRDTYANVSEWEEKAKDLAQKFINNFEKYTDNEEGKSLVAAGPQI, from the coding sequence ATGGAAAAATTAAAAAAAGCATTAGAAAACTACGGGATTAAAAACATTCAAGAAATTGTGCATAATCCTAGTTATGAAGCATTGTACCAAGAAGAAACTAAAGATTCGCTTGAAGGCTTTGAAAGGGCTCAAAAAACCAATCTTGGTGCCTTAAATGTTTTAACTGGTGAGTTTACAGGGCGTTCACCCAAAGATAAATATATAGTAGAAGATGAGGTGACAAAAGACACCATTTGGTGGACTAGCGAAAAAGCTAAAAATGACAACAAACCTTTGTCTCAAGCAGCTTGGAATCATTTAAAGGAAATCAGCACACAAGAGCTTTCCAATAAAAAATTATATGTTATCGATGCTTTCTGTGGCGCGAATGAAGACTCTAGATTAAAAGTTAGAATCATTACAGAAGTGGCTTGGCAAGCACATTTTGTGAAAAATATGTTCATCCGCCCAACTGAGGAGGAATTAGCAAATTTTGGTGAGCCTGATTTCGTTGTAATTAATGCATCTAAAATTAGTAATGATAAATACGAAGAATTCGGGATGAATTCCCCCGTTTTTACAGTGTTTAACCTGACCGAAAAAATGCAATTAATTGGTGGTACTTGGTACGGTGGAGAGATGAAAAAAGGGATGTTTGCGATGATGAACTACTATTTGCCATTGAGTGGAAAAGCATCAATGCACTGCTCTGCAAACGTAGGAGAAGCTGGAGATACCGCCATTTTCTTTGGATTATCTGGCACAGGTAAAACAACTTTATCTACTGACCCCAAAAGAAAATTAATTGGTGATGACGAGCACGGATGGGATGATAATGGAGTGTTTAACTTCGAGGGTGGTTGCTATGCAAAAACCATCAATCTAAGTAAAGAAGATGAGCCAGATATTTATGGTGCTATAAAAAAAGATGCATTACTAGAAAATGTAGTGGTAAAAGATAGCGGAGAAGTAGACTTCACAGACACTGTCCATACACAAAACACGCGTGTTTCTTACCCTATCTATCACATCGATAACATTGTAGAGCCAGTTTCTAAAGCAGGGCCAGCTAAAAAAGTAATTTTCTTGACGGCTGATGCCTTTGGGGTAATGCCTCCGGTTTCTAAATTAACGCCAGAACAAACCAAATACCATTTCTTGTCAGGATTTACTGCTAAGTTGGCAGGTACAGAGAGAGGAGTTACGCAGCCGGTGCCAACCTTCTCAGCTTGTTTTGGAGAAGCCTTTTTGTCTTTACACCCAACCAAATATGCACAAGAATTAGTGAAGAAAATGGAGGCTAACGGAGCCATTGCTTACTTAGTGAACACAGGATGGAACGGAACAGGAAAAAGAATCAGCTTGAAGGAAACAAGAGCCATCATCGATGCAATTTTAGATGGTTCCATCGAAAAAGCTGAAACTAAAGTCATTCCAATTTTTGATTTAGAAATTCCAACGGAATTACCAAATGTGAATTCGAATATTCTAGACCCAAGGGATACTTATGCAAATGTATCTGAATGGGAAGAAAAAGCGAAAGACTTAGCTCAGAAATTCATCAATAATTTTGAGAAGTATACAGACAACGAGGAGGGGAAAAGCTTAGTAGCAGCTGGACCACAAATCTAA
- the hflX gene encoding GTPase HflX gives MLEKKEAQYEKVVLVGLITQEQSEEKTKEYMDELEFLAYTAGAETLERFMQKTDKPDSKYFVGSGKLAEIKEFVLKNHVDTIIFDDELTPSQLKNIEKFMDKKIVDRTNLILDIFAQRAETSYARTQVELAQYEYILPRLTRMWTHLERQRGGIGMRGPGETEIETDRRIVRDRIALLKKKLEKIDKQMATQRKNRGQLVRVALVGYTNVGKSTLMNVLSKSDVFAEDKLFATLDTTVRKVVIGNLPFLLTDTVGFIRKLPTQLVESFKSTLDEVREADLILHVVDISHPSFEDHINSVNQTLSDIDSLDKPTVLIFNKIDDFQYIEKAEDDLSEKTFENYSLSDLQKMWVAKSEDPSIFISARKEINLNELRKLLYEKVKEIHVTRFPYNNFLFDYYDDVEE, from the coding sequence ATGTTAGAAAAAAAAGAAGCACAATATGAAAAAGTTGTTCTAGTAGGATTAATTACGCAAGAACAATCAGAAGAAAAAACAAAAGAATATATGGATGAATTGGAGTTTCTTGCCTATACAGCAGGAGCAGAAACTTTAGAAAGATTCATGCAAAAAACAGATAAACCTGACTCAAAATATTTTGTAGGAAGCGGGAAATTAGCTGAAATCAAAGAATTTGTATTGAAAAACCATGTAGATACCATTATTTTTGATGATGAATTAACACCTTCTCAGCTCAAAAATATTGAGAAATTCATGGATAAAAAAATTGTAGATAGAACAAATCTTATCTTAGATATTTTTGCCCAACGTGCCGAAACTTCCTATGCTAGAACGCAAGTGGAATTAGCTCAGTATGAGTATATTCTACCTCGTTTAACGAGAATGTGGACACACTTGGAGCGGCAGCGAGGTGGGATCGGGATGCGTGGTCCTGGTGAGACAGAAATAGAAACCGATAGACGTATTGTGCGAGATAGAATTGCTTTGCTGAAAAAGAAATTAGAAAAAATTGATAAACAAATGGCCACGCAACGCAAAAATCGTGGGCAGTTGGTCCGTGTAGCCTTGGTTGGTTACACCAATGTCGGTAAATCTACGCTGATGAATGTCTTGTCTAAATCTGATGTTTTTGCAGAAGATAAACTATTTGCAACGCTGGATACTACGGTGAGAAAAGTAGTGATAGGTAATCTTCCGTTTTTGCTCACAGATACGGTTGGGTTCATCAGGAAATTGCCTACACAGTTGGTAGAATCATTCAAATCAACGCTAGATGAGGTGAGAGAAGCAGATTTGATTTTGCATGTTGTAGATATTTCTCACCCGAGTTTTGAAGATCATATCAATTCTGTGAACCAAACGCTGAGTGATATTGATAGTTTGGATAAGCCAACAGTATTGATCTTCAATAAAATAGATGATTTTCAATATATAGAAAAAGCAGAAGATGATTTATCTGAAAAAACATTTGAAAATTATTCACTAAGCGATTTACAAAAAATGTGGGTAGCCAAATCAGAAGACCCAAGCATTTTTATTTCAGCAAGAAAAGAAATAAATCTAAACGAATTAAGAAAGTTATTGTATGAGAAAGTGAAGGAAATTCATGTCACAAGATTCCCGTACAATAATTTCCTGTTTGACTATTATGATGATGTGGAAGAGTAA
- a CDS encoding EamA family transporter, translating to MGFLLASIVASVLVSILLKLARKKHVNIAQAVAINYPIATICSLLFLKPDFSDFKFQSGGIYFILLGVLLPIVFVIMGKAIQQQGIIKADAAQRISLVIGLIFSFFIWKEDLASQKILGVFLAFSALIFLLLKSGKQQSKKNSWWLLLLVWLGYGSTDVLFKLISQTTNNDFAITLTFGFILAGILIFSYLCLNKVNFKRSSIIAGFILGLLNFANIFSYIKAHQVLHENPSLVFTGMNIGVIALATLLGLFIFKEKISHWNYLGIGLAILAIIVLFLPL from the coding sequence ATGGGATTTCTTTTAGCAAGTATTGTAGCAAGTGTTTTGGTTTCGATTTTATTAAAATTAGCCCGAAAAAAACATGTTAACATAGCCCAAGCCGTTGCCATCAACTACCCTATTGCCACCATTTGCAGTTTACTTTTTTTAAAGCCTGACTTTTCTGATTTCAAGTTTCAGTCTGGTGGCATTTACTTTATTTTGTTAGGTGTACTATTGCCCATTGTTTTCGTTATCATGGGAAAAGCCATTCAGCAGCAAGGCATCATCAAAGCTGATGCGGCTCAACGAATTTCATTAGTCATTGGCTTAATTTTTTCTTTCTTTATTTGGAAAGAAGATTTAGCTTCACAGAAGATTTTAGGCGTTTTCCTAGCTTTTTCAGCACTCATTTTTCTACTGCTGAAATCAGGAAAACAGCAATCTAAAAAGAACTCTTGGTGGCTACTTCTACTCGTTTGGCTCGGCTACGGGAGCACAGACGTTTTGTTCAAACTCATTTCTCAAACCACCAACAATGATTTTGCTATCACCTTGACCTTCGGGTTCATCTTAGCAGGAATACTGATTTTCAGCTACTTATGCTTAAATAAAGTAAACTTTAAAAGGTCGAGTATTATTGCTGGTTTTATTTTAGGTTTACTCAATTTTGCTAACATTTTTTCTTACATCAAGGCACATCAAGTGTTGCATGAAAATCCGAGTTTGGTTTTCACAGGCATGAACATTGGTGTAATTGCACTAGCGACGCTCTTGGGGCTGTTTATTTTTAAAGAAAAAATATCTCACTGGAATTATTTAGGCATTGGCTTAGCTATTTTGGCCATTATTGTTTTATTTCTTCCTCTTTAA
- a CDS encoding nucleoside-diphosphate kinase, with protein MSNITLTMIKPDAVENGYIGSILNEITNAGFKIKAMKMTQLSVADAQKFYEIHQDKPFFSDLVEFMTSGPIVAAVLEKENAVEDFRKLIGATNPAEAEQGTIRQKYAEQLERNAIHGSDSNENAKIESQFHFSGREVF; from the coding sequence ATGTCAAATATTACACTTACGATGATAAAGCCCGATGCGGTAGAAAACGGCTACATCGGTTCCATTTTAAATGAAATTACAAATGCAGGTTTCAAAATAAAGGCAATGAAGATGACACAACTTAGTGTTGCAGATGCTCAGAAATTTTATGAAATTCATCAGGATAAACCTTTTTTCTCTGATTTGGTAGAGTTTATGACTTCTGGGCCGATTGTTGCAGCCGTTTTAGAAAAAGAAAATGCAGTAGAAGATTTTAGAAAATTGATTGGTGCAACCAATCCTGCAGAGGCAGAGCAGGGAACCATTCGTCAGAAATATGCTGAGCAATTGGAACGAAATGCGATTCACGGGTCAGATAGCAATGAAAATGCTAAGATAGAAAGTCAATTTCATTTTTCGGGAAGAGAAGTATTTTAA
- a CDS encoding RNA methyltransferase encodes MKKLSLEELNRLDLKTYRSKEKLPIVVILDDIRSMHNVGSVFRTSDAFLIEKIVLCGITATPPHKEIRKTAIGATESVEWEYVPTVVEAIQKLQQENYKIIGIEQTDESARLDDFPIDKGEKYALIFGNEVNGVADEAIERCDACLEIPQAGTKHSLNVSVCAGIVLWKFFKALKK; translated from the coding sequence ATGAAGAAGCTAAGTTTAGAAGAATTAAATCGGCTGGATTTAAAAACTTACCGAAGCAAAGAAAAGTTACCGATTGTGGTAATTTTAGATGACATCCGAAGTATGCATAATGTGGGCTCGGTTTTTCGAACGAGTGATGCTTTTTTGATAGAAAAAATTGTGCTTTGTGGTATTACAGCTACGCCGCCGCACAAAGAAATTAGGAAAACGGCAATAGGAGCTACCGAAAGTGTGGAGTGGGAATACGTGCCTACTGTAGTGGAAGCGATACAAAAATTGCAACAGGAAAATTACAAAATCATTGGGATAGAACAAACTGATGAGAGTGCACGGCTGGATGATTTCCCTATCGATAAGGGTGAGAAATATGCTTTAATTTTTGGAAATGAAGTCAATGGAGTCGCTGACGAAGCGATAGAACGTTGTGATGCGTGCTTGGAAATCCCGCAAGCGGGGACGAAACATTCGCTAAACGTTAGCGTTTGTGCAGGAATTGTTTTGTGGAAATTTTTTAAGGCTTTAAAAAAATAA
- a CDS encoding TonB-dependent receptor, whose translation MYKKVFLLGTLGAIISANAQENKVANDSINQEIIQLDEISVSPTRATDKTPMTFSSVSKETLAKQNLGQDIPILLNLLPSVVTTSDAGNGVGYTGIRVRGTDATRVNVTINGIPYNDSESQGTFWVNMPDFVSSVENIQLQRGVGTSTNGAGAFGASLNLLTNNISPNPSGELSASYGSFNTQKYTAKFSTGVMKNNFSFSGRFSKINSDGYIDRASSDLHSYFLQGAYANKGTLIKALTFGGKEKTYQSWDGVQKEIMGNKVLFDQMEQYGRTYNPGGLMYKDSNGVQHFYDNHTDNYKQDHYQLHWNQQWDRKWNTNLAFHYTKGFGYYESYRRGKKLKDYSLEALEINGQKASKSDLIDRKNLDNDFYGATFALNYKNNGLDLTFGSAGNYYKGWHFGEILWVKEAVKQSYEQEFYRDLSEKYDFNNFLKANYQIGDVILYADLQYRNISYKANGEETGKVNDKFNFFNPKGGITYLANANHQFYASYARAQREPNRKDYENGNPKPEKLNDFEAGWRFKQNNVAVNVNGYYMLYQDQLVLTGEIDNVGGAVRKNSGNSYRLGLELDAAVQFNQFSIRPAVTISQNKNIDFVENQLGKLVKLGKTDISYSPNLIIGNTLTYSPIENLEFALQSKYVGKQFMSNTEAKNSQLDAYFTNDIRMNYELKLNDFAKSIRFNLLINNVFDLKYISNGYYYNYVDDWSTQGQKQLVEGVGYYPQAGINVLGGISLLF comes from the coding sequence ATGTACAAAAAAGTTTTTTTATTAGGCACTCTAGGTGCTATTATTTCGGCAAATGCCCAAGAAAATAAAGTGGCAAACGATTCTATTAACCAAGAAATTATTCAGTTAGATGAAATTTCTGTTTCGCCAACACGGGCTACAGACAAAACGCCTATGACGTTTTCTAGTGTAAGCAAAGAAACATTGGCAAAGCAAAATTTAGGGCAAGATATTCCTATTTTGTTGAATCTGTTGCCCTCTGTGGTTACCACAAGTGATGCGGGAAATGGTGTTGGGTACACTGGAATCCGCGTGAGGGGAACAGATGCTACTCGTGTGAATGTTACTATCAACGGGATTCCCTATAATGATTCTGAATCGCAAGGAACTTTTTGGGTAAATATGCCAGATTTTGTTTCTTCGGTAGAAAACATTCAGTTGCAACGTGGTGTGGGAACTTCTACGAATGGTGCGGGAGCTTTTGGGGCAAGTTTGAATTTATTGACCAATAATATTTCGCCAAACCCTAGCGGAGAGCTTTCAGCTTCTTACGGAAGCTTCAATACACAGAAATATACAGCAAAATTTTCTACAGGGGTGATGAAAAATAATTTCTCATTCTCAGGGAGATTTTCTAAAATTAATTCAGATGGTTATATAGATAGAGCTTCATCTGATTTGCATTCGTATTTCTTACAAGGAGCTTATGCCAACAAAGGAACTTTAATCAAGGCTTTAACTTTTGGTGGAAAAGAAAAAACCTATCAATCTTGGGATGGAGTCCAAAAAGAGATAATGGGAAATAAAGTTTTGTTTGACCAAATGGAACAATACGGGAGAACGTATAACCCTGGTGGCTTGATGTATAAAGATTCCAATGGCGTTCAGCATTTCTATGATAATCATACCGATAATTACAAACAAGATCACTACCAATTACACTGGAATCAGCAGTGGGATAGGAAATGGAATACGAATTTAGCCTTCCATTACACCAAAGGTTTTGGATATTATGAAAGCTATAGAAGAGGTAAAAAATTAAAAGATTATAGCTTGGAAGCATTGGAAATCAATGGGCAAAAAGCCTCTAAATCTGATTTGATTGATAGAAAAAATTTAGACAATGATTTCTATGGAGCTACTTTCGCTTTGAATTACAAAAATAATGGATTAGATCTCACTTTTGGCAGTGCAGGAAACTACTACAAAGGTTGGCATTTTGGCGAAATTCTTTGGGTAAAAGAGGCGGTAAAACAAAGTTACGAACAAGAATTTTATAGAGATTTATCAGAGAAATATGATTTCAATAATTTCTTGAAAGCAAATTACCAAATCGGTGATGTGATTCTATATGCCGACCTGCAATATAGAAACATCTCTTACAAAGCCAATGGCGAAGAAACAGGAAAGGTGAACGATAAATTTAATTTCTTCAATCCCAAAGGTGGAATTACTTATTTAGCTAATGCAAATCATCAATTTTATGCCTCTTACGCCAGAGCACAAAGAGAGCCCAACCGAAAAGATTATGAAAACGGAAATCCAAAACCAGAAAAGTTAAATGATTTTGAGGCTGGTTGGCGTTTCAAACAAAATAATGTTGCCGTAAACGTGAACGGATACTATATGCTTTACCAAGACCAATTAGTTTTAACAGGGGAAATTGATAATGTAGGAGGCGCTGTTCGCAAAAACAGCGGAAACAGCTATAGACTTGGTTTAGAGCTAGATGCCGCAGTTCAATTCAATCAATTCAGCATCAGACCAGCCGTTACAATTAGCCAAAACAAAAATATCGATTTTGTAGAAAATCAACTAGGCAAATTGGTGAAATTAGGCAAAACAGATATTTCTTATTCACCGAATTTGATTATCGGAAATACTTTAACATATTCTCCAATAGAGAATTTAGAATTTGCCCTGCAAAGTAAGTACGTAGGCAAACAATTCATGAGCAATACTGAAGCAAAAAACTCTCAGCTAGATGCATACTTCACCAATGATATACGTATGAATTACGAATTAAAATTGAATGATTTTGCAAAATCTATTCGATTTAACTTACTGATAAACAACGTGTTTGACTTAAAATACATCTCTAACGGATACTACTACAATTATGTAGATGATTGGTCTACCCAAGGGCAAAAACAATTGGTAGAAGGTGTAGGCTACTACCCACAAGCGGGAATCAATGTTTTGGGTGGAATTTCATTATTATTTTAA
- a CDS encoding ABC transporter ATP-binding protein, producing MIEAKNIYKFYDELPVLKGVDLSIRKGEVVSIIGASGAGKTTLLQILGTLERPSLPKNHETELSINNLSLLNLKGKALSKFRNENIGFVFQFHQLLPEFTALENICMPGLIQGKSLKSLEKRGIDLLHFFGLKNRSRHKPQQLSGGEQQRVAVARALMNHPAVIFADEPSGNLDSKNADELHHLFFRLREEFQQTFVIVTHNKDLAAMADRKLIMQDGLFIP from the coding sequence ATGATTGAAGCTAAAAATATCTATAAATTTTACGATGAACTTCCCGTACTCAAAGGTGTAGATTTAAGCATAAGAAAGGGTGAGGTAGTCTCCATCATCGGGGCTTCTGGGGCTGGGAAAACGACTTTGCTACAAATTTTGGGTACGCTGGAGCGTCCATCTTTGCCCAAAAATCACGAAACAGAACTCTCTATCAATAACCTTTCTTTACTCAACTTGAAAGGTAAAGCTTTAAGCAAATTTAGAAATGAAAACATTGGCTTTGTTTTCCAATTTCATCAGCTTTTACCTGAATTCACTGCTTTAGAAAACATCTGCATGCCAGGGTTGATTCAGGGAAAAAGTTTAAAAAGCTTAGAAAAAAGAGGCATCGATTTGCTCCATTTTTTTGGTTTAAAAAATCGAAGTCGGCACAAGCCCCAGCAACTCTCTGGTGGTGAGCAACAAAGGGTGGCTGTCGCTAGAGCTTTGATGAATCACCCAGCGGTAATTTTCGCTGATGAGCCGTCGGGGAATTTGGATTCTAAAAATGCGGATGAACTTCATCATTTATTTTTCCGTTTGCGTGAAGAATTTCAGCAGACTTTTGTAATTGTGACTCACAATAAAGATTTAGCTGCCATGGCCGATCGGAAATTAATTATGCAAGACGGTCTTTTTATCCCATAA
- a CDS encoding ArnT family glycosyltransferase, whose product MTFLSKSKRLSFGSTLIISAVIYFTLNLVQAWRSQIIDDETYYFMWSQNPAWGYFDHPPMIAWWDTLGFFLLQNTVGLRLFTIFFSALGYFILGHFLVKNKKELILYNLLFFSMVLFQVFGFIATPDAPLLFFSILYLILLYHFIQKQSYLNTFSLGLGMALVMYSKYHGALLITFSLLPLIPVFYKNTKAYLAILIALVFYSPHLIWQFQHDFISFNYHIIRRNAHSGFDFKNPINYLLSVIYISSPFLFFYLIKAFYKFPKDLFKKSLWFIFWLSIVFFLFTSFKRYIQAQWSLITVIPLFILGFDYLKNKKNFFKPLKILSFITIGLIFLARIYFMIPNPPFKIKYHGWKEFMLETKRKTNGNAVFDRYQLTSLYSFYNYPERAYNIATEENRTSQFQLWNDIEEINGEPYTYFSSQLNATDSLALNSRKKEYYKYKKGTSFFNTASFWFQIEKAQISKSKLKLIGQIWNKSDSPITLAPENYTLHLILNQEKFSREIQQKIEIPFRKVNLASKHFSDFELEVPVTIQDLTENPIGYLSLAGQNLPGTIRSNYITFVVDEND is encoded by the coding sequence TTGACTTTTCTATCTAAATCAAAAAGACTTTCTTTTGGCAGCACTTTGATTATAAGTGCTGTTATTTATTTCACACTCAATCTAGTTCAAGCTTGGCGGTCTCAAATCATTGATGATGAGACTTATTATTTCATGTGGTCGCAGAACCCCGCTTGGGGCTATTTTGACCACCCGCCCATGATTGCTTGGTGGGATACATTGGGTTTCTTTTTGTTGCAAAATACGGTTGGTTTACGTTTATTCACCATCTTTTTTTCTGCGCTGGGGTATTTTATTTTAGGTCATTTTTTGGTCAAAAACAAAAAAGAGTTGATTCTTTACAATCTTTTATTTTTCAGCATGGTTTTGTTCCAGGTTTTTGGTTTCATTGCCACGCCAGACGCTCCACTTCTATTTTTCTCTATTCTTTATTTAATATTACTCTATCACTTTATTCAAAAACAAAGTTACTTAAACACATTTTCATTGGGCTTGGGCATGGCTTTGGTCATGTATAGCAAATATCACGGTGCTTTACTTATCACTTTTAGTTTATTGCCTTTAATTCCAGTTTTTTATAAAAATACAAAAGCTTATTTAGCCATTCTTATCGCCTTGGTCTTTTATAGTCCTCACTTGATTTGGCAATTTCAGCATGACTTTATTTCGTTTAATTACCATATTATAAGAAGAAATGCACATAGCGGTTTTGATTTCAAAAACCCTATAAATTACTTGCTCAGTGTAATTTACATTAGCTCGCCATTTTTATTTTTTTATTTGATAAAGGCTTTTTATAAATTCCCCAAAGATTTATTCAAGAAATCGCTTTGGTTTATCTTTTGGCTAAGCATTGTTTTTTTCTTATTCACCTCTTTCAAAAGATATATTCAAGCGCAGTGGTCGCTCATCACAGTCATTCCTTTATTTATTTTAGGTTTTGATTATTTAAAAAATAAAAAAAATTTTTTTAAGCCTTTAAAAATTTTATCATTCATCACTATTGGATTAATTTTTTTAGCTCGAATTTACTTCATGATTCCTAATCCTCCTTTCAAAATTAAATACCACGGCTGGAAGGAATTTATGCTAGAGACTAAGAGAAAAACAAATGGAAATGCTGTTTTTGACCGCTACCAACTCACCTCTCTCTACTCTTTCTACAATTACCCCGAGCGGGCTTACAACATCGCTACCGAAGAGAATAGGACCTCACAATTCCAGCTCTGGAATGATATTGAAGAAATTAACGGAGAACCTTACACTTATTTTTCTTCTCAATTAAATGCTACGGATTCTCTAGCATTAAATTCTAGAAAAAAAGAATATTATAAATATAAAAAAGGTACATCTTTTTTCAACACAGCTTCTTTTTGGTTTCAAATTGAAAAAGCTCAAATTTCTAAATCTAAATTAAAGCTCATTGGCCAGATTTGGAATAAAAGTGATAGCCCCATAACATTAGCCCCAGAAAACTACACGCTACATTTAATATTAAATCAAGAGAAGTTTAGTAGAGAAATTCAGCAAAAGATAGAAATCCCGTTCAGAAAAGTAAATTTAGCCTCAAAGCATTTCTCTGATTTTGAATTGGAAGTACCCGTAACCATACAAGATTTAACGGAAAACCCTATCGGGTATTTAAGCTTAGCGGGTCAAAATTTACCAGGAACTATTCGCTCAAATTATATTACATTTGTAGTTGATGAAAATGATTGA